One genomic region from Apodemus sylvaticus chromosome 1, mApoSyl1.1, whole genome shotgun sequence encodes:
- the Sdhaf2 gene encoding succinate dehydrogenase assembly factor 2, mitochondrial: protein MAVVTLIPTLARVLSKHTLLSPLLSVTSFRRFYRGDSPTDSQKDMIEIPLPPWQERTDESIETKRARLLYESRKRGMLENCLLLSLFAKEYLHNMTEKQLNLYDRLINEPSNDWDIYYWATEAKPAPEIFENEVMELLREFAKNRNKEQRLRAPDLEYLFEKPH, encoded by the exons gtaCTGTCAAAGCACACTCTGCTGTCTCCCTTGCTTAGTGTGACATCATTCAGACGCTTCTACAGAGGTGACAGCCCAACAGATTCTCAAAAAGACATGATTGAAATCCCTTTGCCTCcgtggcaggagagaactgatgAATCCATAGAAACCAAAAGAGCCCGCTTACTCTATGAGAGCAGAAAGAGGGGGATGCTGGAGAACTGCCTTCTCCTTAG CCTGTTTGCTAAAGAATATCTGCACAACATGACAGAGAAGCAGCTGAACCTCTATGATCGCCTGATTAACGAGCCTAGCAATGACTGGGATATTTACTACTGGGCCACAG AAGCAAAACCAGCcccagaaatatttgaaaatgaagtCATGGAACTGTTGAGAGAATTCgccaaaaacagaaacaaagagcagAGACTGCGTGCCCCAGATCTGGAGTATCTCTTTGAAAAGCCTCATTAG